The sequence below is a genomic window from Candidatus Poribacteria bacterium.
GTCGGGGCGTTCCCATTGACAATCAAACCGCCCCACTGCCCACGCGCCCGGCTGCCGATAGCCGCATCACTGGACATAACAATCGGGGCATCCGCTGTACCCTGTGCCATAATTTTTGAACCTTGGGCGATGATGAGTGTGCCATTGGTCGCTTGCTCACCAAAAATTTGAACGCCAGCCTCGATGGTTAAGGTCGCACCGCCTTCAACAAATACAGCACCGCGTAGGAGGTAATCGTAAGCCGATGTGAGCGTTTTATCCGCATTTAGTCTACCTTCCAGTATCACTACTTGTCGTCCATCGACCTCAATAATAGTTTCTTCAGGGACTAATGCTGCTTCGGTATTTTCAGTATTTTCTTCATCGCTACCACAACCGGCGAACGCCAACGTCAATCCGATGGCGAAAATGGCTATTACCTGAAAAAGATAGTTTTGATATAGACCCTTTGTCCCTGTGGATGCGGGGGTCGACCCAATATTTAACATTAGCTAACTAAGCTCCTTTTTTGTTTTTTTATCCCTAACTGATTGAATAGTCAGGCACCGATTACAAATCGTAACTTACCCCAAACGAGAACGCTCTGCCCAATTTATACTGAACATAAGTTTCTTCACCTTGCCTAAAAAAGACATAGGGATCGAGTAAGTTTTTCGCCGAAAAACTAACCTTGAAGTAATCAGCAACGACCCGACTGAAACTCACGTCCAGTTGACCGCGCGGTTGTTCGTAGACATCCGGGACACCGTGGTTCCCCACTTCAGAGAGCCTACGTCCAAAGATGTTATACGCAATCGCGCTTGAAATACCCCAGTTCGGGGCTTCATAACCGATAGACACGTTGACAATGTAAGGACACTGACCCTGTAGTGGACGCTCAGAGGAGGTTTGAATACCGACATCTGGGAGTACCACCTGCGAGGAGATTAACGCTGCGTTTGTGTTAATCGAGAAGTTGCTCAGTGCTGGTGTAATCACGCCCAAATTCTGACGGGCTTCTAACTCCAGTCCGTAATTGTTCGCGGCATCAGCATTTTCATAAGTAATCCGAACTTCTGCCTGGGGTTGCACAATCTGCTCAATCGGTTTCTGGAATCGTTTATAGAAGGCACTCACGGCTAAAACACCACCTATCTGTGGAAAAGCCTCCCAGCGGAAATCGTAGTTATCGATCTGCGTCCGCTCGAGTTCTGGGTTACCGAGGATTGTTCTACCACCGACGAAATCTGTAAATTCAAACGGAGCCAGTTCTCGGAAATCCGGACGTGTGATCGTCCGAGATGCCGCGAGACGCAAGTTCATCCGTTCTGTTAAGCGATACGTTAAGTTCGCACCCGGCAGTAAGTCGAGCGTTTCCAAAACCGCTACAATCGGTTGCGCGGAGGCGGAGAATGGATCGTAGGTCGTGACCTTTTGCGCTGAAGATTCCAATCGTGTTCCCATCATGAACTGCCATTTCGCGCGAATCGGCATATCAAGCATCAGGTAGCCTGCGTAGATAGCGTGATCTGCGAGGTAGTTATCAGTCGCACGCGTTGATTCTCGTAATTCAAAGACGCGAGGGGCAATGTTTTGGGTTTGGAAAAGGACTTCCGGTTGTGCAGATAGATCGACCGTCGTATCTACCTGGTCAGAAGGCAGGAACCTGAAGCGACGGGCATCAAACGTACGGGATCTGTCCCGGAGGAGTCCACCAAATTTGAAGAGCCCTTCAGCACCGATCGGAATCTTCCAATCAGCACGGGCGTTGTATTCGTCGTCTTCAAGGTCGAAGAAGAATCTGCTACCGCTGTGTGTAACGTCGCGGAAGGTGTAGGTGCCGTCGCCGCGATCTTCGTAGATATTTTCGCGGGTATCCGGTTCATCTCGCGAAGCACGGGAATATGTAAGCCGCCACTCCATAGAGGCATCCGGCTGCTCTGGACCCTCCGCCAGTTCAGGTTCACCGAAATTGAAGTCGTGTGTGCCAGCGAGTTGCCCTGAGAAGAGTTGACGTTCAACATAGCGCAGCCGCGTACTCCGCATATCCGTATTTCTATCGGCATTGAAGCCTTCCCATGTCCGCGTCTCATCTTCAGCGGTATGTGTGAAAAGCGTCCGGACGCTGACTTGATGTTGCGGGGAGAACCGTAGACTTCCGTTCAACACACTCCCCCAGTCTACTTCATTGCCACTCCGTTCAACCTTATAGGAAGTCACGGGTGAAAGCGTCTCGTTGAGACCGATACGGAAGGCGTTGCGCACCTGTGTGCCGTAACTATGGCTATTCCCGTAAGAGATAACCCCTAAATAGCCGAACTCTTTACCCAAAAGGGTATTACTATTGCCGAGACTGAATTTGTAACCTTGGTTAACTGGGATGGATTGTCGTTCCGGGGACCAGACGTTGTCAAACGATTGTCCGAACTCTTGAATCTGTTCGGCGGTGAATCCTAACGGCGTAAAACGACCGCGTTCCCGGATGGGTAAACCCGCCGCACGCGTTTCGACGATAGACGGCAGCGCTCGCGAACCGTCGTCGAACCCGAGAAAATCGAGACCACCGCCCGGGTACGTTAAACCGTCTTCGCCTGTCGCTTGTGTGTTAAAACCGCTCGACATTGATAGCGACATCATCAGTTCTTCGGGAAAATCTTTGGTGAAAACTTGAACCGAGCCGCCCGCGAAACCGCCAGGCTGATCGGGTGAGAAGGTTTTCACCGTCTGTAAACTCGCCAGAAGGCTTGCCGGGAATATATCCATCGGCACGACCCGTCGGTTCGGTTCAGGACTCGGAATCTCGACATTGTTAAGGAGCGTATTGCTGTAACGTTCTCCCAAGCCGCGGACAAATACATAACGACCGCCGACAATACTAACACCTGTTACCCGTTTTATCGCCTCACCCGCAGAAGACGCTGGCAGGCGGCTAATTTCTTCTGTACTAATGCTATCCTCAATTCGCGATCTACGCATCCGTTGTTCAAGGAGGCCGCGCTCACTCGCCTGGCTTAACTGGACGGGCATCTTAATCGCGTCAAGTTTGACCACTTGCGGCACCAGTAATATTTGCACGGGCTGTGGTGCTTCTGCCACGTTGACCTGAAAATCCGATATTACATAACTATTGTAAAACGGCGCGGTTGCCTGAATTCTGTGGGTACCACTTGGCAATTCAAATGAAAATGTACCTGCTTCATCGGTTGTTACCAGAATCTGTGTATCTATAACCCGAACGGTTACGCCAGCCAGCGGCTCTTGGGTTTCACTATCGACAACACTACCTGTTATTTTGACGACTTGTTGCGTTTCTGAGTCGGCGGCGCTTACGTCCCCAAGCCCGAACGACATCCCAAGGATCAAAAGCAGCAAGCCGAGGTAGAAGTGCTCCCTAAAGCGTGGAGTTTGGCAGCCCATATTTAGAAGTCCTCTCATTTCTTATCGTTGATTAACCCCTATTAAAATCCTTTCTATTTTGTAAATTTGTTTATCCGGCGCGCTTGGACGGATTTGACAATCCGTCCTTCGTTACTTTCACATAGAACGCGCGAATGGTGTTTCACCAACATTTCTATTCTCAATGCTGTTCCAATGGTAGAAAAATTGTAATCTGTGAATGATACAAAATTGTGTTATTTTTTTGTTAAAAAGTAATTCTTTAGCGTTCAGCAGTCAGGTCGGTTTTCTGCGAAAACCTTTCAGGGGTCGGGTATGAGTCGGAGCATCTTGTTACAGGCAAAGTTGAAAGCGCAGCACCGTAACGCAGATCCGACGGATTGCTAAAAGCGCAGCGCCCTGATGGCTGAAAGTGCGGTGAATGCCATTAAGGCATTCATACCGTTGATTTGCGCAGCGGAACGCCCTGATGGCTGTCTATTTTCCCTTGCTATTTCCTCGCATAAATCCTATAATAGTTAAGCCGAACGTCCGCGATTTTTTGTTTCTTTCAGGAATCCTGAAAAATGGGCGATCAGGTGCTATGGAGACGAATTCATGTTAACCGAACTCCTTCGGAAAAGCATTCATTTATCAGGACTGATCTTACCGGTTATCTATTTTTTTCTTGATAAGTCGACGATGTTAATTTTTGTCGGCATATTGACGGGAATCGCGATTGCCGTAGAATTGGTAAAATGGTTTTCCCCGAGTTTTGGGGGTTTCTTTTTGCAAATTTTCGCGCCTATGCTCCGTAGCCATGAACGGAGGGGCGCGATGACGGGCGCGACCTATTACATCATCAGCGCGTTCTTGTGTATCCTTTTTTTTAGTAAGACGCTGGCTGTTGTCTGTATCTTTTTCATGGTCCTTGGGGACCTCGCAGCCGCACTGGTAGGAAAAAAGTGGGGGCGGACGAAACTTCTTGGCACAAAAAGTTTAGAAGGCAGTGCTGCGTGTTTCGTCGTTTGTGCTGCAATCGCCCTCATCAAATTACATCCTGTTATCGGGATTATCGGCGCATTAGTTGCCACAGTCGTAGAGATGCTTCCGTTCCCGATTGACGATAACTTGACGGTCCCGTTGGTTTCGGGGGCAGTCATGCACTTTTTGATGCAGAGTGCCTTCATTCAGTCTTTAGCCGTGTGGTAATTGTTTGGCATGCAACGAATAAATAATGGCACATATCAAACTTGAAAATATCCTAAAACGCTTCGGTGATTTTGTCGCCGTCAGAGATTTTAACTTGGAGATTCAGGACAAGGAGTTCGTCGTCTTTCTCGGTCCCTCAGGCTGCGGTAAAACTACGACGCTCCGTCTCATCGCAGGCTTGGAGCATCCCGAAGAGGGTGATATTTTCATTGATGGTCAACGCGTCAACGATCTTTCGCCTTCAGACCGGGATATAGCTTTCGTTTTCCAGTTCTATGCCCTCTATCCGCATCTGACCGTCTACGATAACATCGCTTTTCCGCTTAAAGCCGTAAAGGTCTCAAAATCAGATATTGATACGCAGGTCAAGCGCGTTGCAGAGATTTTGCAAATATCCGATATGCTGAATCGGAAACCGAGCGTCCTCAGTGGTGGGGAGATGCAACGCGTCGCACTCGGACGCGCCATGGTTCGACAACCGAAGGTCTATCTCCTTGATGAACCGATGGCGAATTTAGATGCCAAGATCCGGGTTGACACGCGTGCCGAGATTAAACGACTCCAACACGAAATCGGGGCAACAACGATCTTTGTGACCCACGACCAAGTTGAGGCGATGTCTTTGGCTGACAGGATAGCCGTCATCCATCACGGGGTCCTACAGCAAATCGGAACACCCTACGAAGTCTATAACAGGCCCGAAAGCCTCTTCGTTGCCGGATTTATGGGGATGCCAACAATGAACCTCCTTGACGCTGAACTCACGGCACGGGAGGGCGCGCCTGTCCTGCAGCTCAGTCACACCGATGTTTATCTACCGCTATCATCTGAAAGACAAGCGACCCTCAGTGCCGATGCACAAGAGAACGGCTTAGTCTTCGGCATCCGTCCTGAGCACGTCACTGCTGACAATCAACCCGATGTGCAAAAAATTGCTGCCGATGTTCACCTTGTTGAACCCCTCGGCGCGGTGAACGTTCTTGATATTCGTCTCGG
It includes:
- a CDS encoding TonB-dependent receptor; the protein is MGCQTPRFREHFYLGLLLLILGMSFGLGDVSAADSETQQVVKITGSVVDSETQEPLAGVTVRVIDTQILVTTDEAGTFSFELPSGTHRIQATAPFYNSYVISDFQVNVAEAPQPVQILLVPQVVKLDAIKMPVQLSQASERGLLEQRMRRSRIEDSISTEEISRLPASSAGEAIKRVTGVSIVGGRYVFVRGLGERYSNTLLNNVEIPSPEPNRRVVPMDIFPASLLASLQTVKTFSPDQPGGFAGGSVQVFTKDFPEELMMSLSMSSGFNTQATGEDGLTYPGGGLDFLGFDDGSRALPSIVETRAAGLPIRERGRFTPLGFTAEQIQEFGQSFDNVWSPERQSIPVNQGYKFSLGNSNTLLGKEFGYLGVISYGNSHSYGTQVRNAFRIGLNETLSPVTSYKVERSGNEVDWGSVLNGSLRFSPQHQVSVRTLFTHTAEDETRTWEGFNADRNTDMRSTRLRYVERQLFSGQLAGTHDFNFGEPELAEGPEQPDASMEWRLTYSRASRDEPDTRENIYEDRGDGTYTFRDVTHSGSRFFFDLEDDEYNARADWKIPIGAEGLFKFGGLLRDRSRTFDARRFRFLPSDQVDTTVDLSAQPEVLFQTQNIAPRVFELRESTRATDNYLADHAIYAGYLMLDMPIRAKWQFMMGTRLESSAQKVTTYDPFSASAQPIVAVLETLDLLPGANLTYRLTERMNLRLAASRTITRPDFRELAPFEFTDFVGGRTILGNPELERTQIDNYDFRWEAFPQIGGVLAVSAFYKRFQKPIEQIVQPQAEVRITYENADAANNYGLELEARQNLGVITPALSNFSINTNAALISSQVVLPDVGIQTSSERPLQGQCPYIVNVSIGYEAPNWGISSAIAYNIFGRRLSEVGNHGVPDVYEQPRGQLDVSFSRVVADYFKVSFSAKNLLDPYVFFRQGEETYVQYKLGRAFSFGVSYDL
- a CDS encoding SEC59/DGK1/VTE5 family protein, with the translated sequence MLTELLRKSIHLSGLILPVIYFFLDKSTMLIFVGILTGIAIAVELVKWFSPSFGGFFLQIFAPMLRSHERRGAMTGATYYIISAFLCILFFSKTLAVVCIFFMVLGDLAAALVGKKWGRTKLLGTKSLEGSAACFVVCAAIALIKLHPVIGIIGALVATVVEMLPFPIDDNLTVPLVSGAVMHFLMQSAFIQSLAVW
- a CDS encoding ABC transporter ATP-binding protein, with product MAHIKLENILKRFGDFVAVRDFNLEIQDKEFVVFLGPSGCGKTTTLRLIAGLEHPEEGDIFIDGQRVNDLSPSDRDIAFVFQFYALYPHLTVYDNIAFPLKAVKVSKSDIDTQVKRVAEILQISDMLNRKPSVLSGGEMQRVALGRAMVRQPKVYLLDEPMANLDAKIRVDTRAEIKRLQHEIGATTIFVTHDQVEAMSLADRIAVIHHGVLQQIGTPYEVYNRPESLFVAGFMGMPTMNLLDAELTAREGAPVLQLSHTDVYLPLSSERQATLSADAQENGLVFGIRPEHVTADNQPDVQKIAADVHLVEPLGAVNVLDIRLGTHPETQEPILLRVRTHPTFRVAVGDTIWLDFSETEIHLFDRKTEQVLS